A portion of the Lampris incognitus isolate fLamInc1 chromosome 9, fLamInc1.hap2, whole genome shotgun sequence genome contains these proteins:
- the kdf1a gene encoding keratinocyte differentiation factor 1, translating into MPGHSTGPPQSSRHHKQHPSSSRADGYRQGRTISRDSATSQESCKGHLGEHTQEHHTDYFRHSDAKHGRRDHPRNTNGRGSETIGFIPGSADKAPAGRHACGSCASMGWGGCKALICCVLTCGFYGSREPCLPVNESSTDQPPKSPGESRPPNGMAVSNPTCGIPLESSKPAKPSKLPTSDSFRYQDVRIAGQTVVYPYSNPRRTHAAGKGDSQRPVSNTSLYSREDLDLDDLSDTGTDIDSLITKKLLELYALHQIDQLAKCTSDSSFSRKTNEISELIYSIAQDYNLEEQEAECKLVHGVIRISTRKGKRNKNLQSTVQRPNGRSDGTLPDSGNETMICTLMSSDLPEVKVSEQTSSDELARKMRHYNSRTYSSSSATAYSPYQHETETDSSGAPLLHVL; encoded by the exons ATGCCTGGCCACAGCACAGGGCCCCCCCAGTCGTCCCGCCATCACAAACAGCACCCCTCCAGCTCCAGAGCAGATGGCTATCGGCAAGGTCGGACCATATCCAGGGATAGTGCCACCAGCCAAGAGTCTTGCAAGGGCCACCTCGGGGAGCACACCCAGGAGCACCACACGGACTATTTCCGCCACTCGGACGCTAAGCACGGGCGTAGGGACCACCCACGTAATACCAATGGGAGGGGGTCAGAGACGATAGGTTTTATTCCTGGGTCAGCAGATAAGGCGCCTGCCGGCAGACATGCCTGCGGCTCCTGTGCCTCCATGGGCTGGGGTGGTTGTAAGGCCCTCATCTGCTGCGTGCTGACCTGTGGATTTTACGGCAGCCGAGAGCCGTGCCTGCCTGTTAACGAGAGCTCCACTGACCAACCCCCGAAATCGCCCGGCGAGTCTCGCCCTCCCAACGGCATGGCTGTTTCCAACCCCACTTGTGGCATCCCTTTAGAATCCAGCAAGCCTGCCAAACCCTCCAAACTGCCCACCAGCGATAGCTTCCGCTACCAAGACGTGCGTATCGCGGGGCAGACTGTGGTGTATCCGTATTCTAACCCCAGACGGACCCATGCTGCGGGCAAGGGGGACAGTCAGCGACCGGTCAGCAACACCAGCCTGTACTCCCGTGAGGACCTCGACCTGGATGACCTGAGCGACACAGGCACAGACATTGACTCTCTTATCACCAAGAAGCTGCTGGAGCTTTACGCCCTGCACCAGATCGACCAGCTGGCCAAGTGCACCTCTGACTCCTCTTTCTCCCGCAAAACCAACGAGATCAGCGAGCTCATCTACAGCATCGCCCAGGACTACAACCTGGAGGAGCAGGAGGCTGAGTGCAAGCTGGTACATGGCGTCATCCGCATTAGCACACGAAAAGGAAAGAGGAACAAGAACCTCCAGTCTACGGTGCAGAGACCCAATGGCCGGAGCGATGGAACCCTTCCCGACAGCGGCAATGAAACCATGATCTGCACCTTAATGAGCAGTGATT TGCCTGAGGTGAAAGTTTCAGAGCAGACGTCGTCAGATGAGCTAGCAAGAAAAATGAGACACTACAACAGCAGAA
- the LOC130118467 gene encoding trophoblast glycoprotein-like, protein MYFFVIHVFLGVLLCAPYQCTECPFGCECFAATRTVKCIRKDLRTMPQRIPGYARTVIVTGNKIYGIGPGSFTELENVTNLVLSNNSISEVASHSFSALSNLRFLDLSGNQLALIHPEALSIPGSPLQELNLSQSLYNSTSLTDLATALRWGGLGGLLRLDLSGNHLVLLPPGMFSQLHNLQHLLLTSNYLAAVYNGTFSGLKHLEVLDLTHNAFRTFGADALGELGRLGHGHILLGHNPYMCSCEIRDLVAWLNNSWAQVTDVEAARCASPRGLHNASLRGLGIQAIGCSVAAPAKVTDLSLQTSYVFLGLVLGFVGMVFLLVLYLNRKGMKKWIIDTRDACRDVMEGYHYRYEIDSDPRLGHLSTNSTVGRVPGHFRPATSPQLPSDTCIAQIPTDTQLKQVTTPPPMNL, encoded by the exons ATGTACTTTTTTGTGATCCATGTATTTTTGGGTGTACTGCTTTGTGCACCATACCAGTGTACGGAGTGTCCTTTTGGCTGCGAGTGTTTTGCTGCCACACGCACGGTGAAATGTATCCGTAAGGACCTACGCACGATGCCGCAACGTATCCCAGGATATGCAAGGACTGTAATCGTCACAGGAAACAAAATTTATGGGATTGGACCTGGTTCATTCACAGAACTGGAGAATGTCACCAATCTCGTTTTAAGCAATAACAG TATTTCAGAGGTGGCGTCCCACAGCTTCTCTGCCCTGTCCAACCTGCGCTTTCTGGATCTCAGCGGGAACCAGCTGGCACTGATCCATCCAGAGGCTCTTAGTATACCAGGCAGTCCTCTTCAGGAGCTCAACCTCAGCCAGTCACTGTACAACTCCACCTCTTTGACCGACCTCGCCACTGCCCTGCGCTGGGGTGGCCTTGGGGGTCTTCTCCGCCTGGACCTTTCTGGAAACCATCTAGTACTATTGCCTCCAGGAATGTTCTCCCAACTTCACAACCTGCAGCACCTCCTCCTCACTAGTAATTATCTGGCAGCTGTCTATAATGGCACCTTCTCTGGGCTGAAGCACCTGGAGGTGCTGGACCTGACCCACAATGCCTTCAGGACTTTTGGGGCTGACGCGCTGGGAGAGCTTGGGAGGCTGGGACACGGCCACATTCTGCTGGGTCACAACCCCTATATGTGCTCTTGTGAGATTCGTGACTTGGTGGCCTGGCTGAACAACTCCTGGGCCCAGGTGACAGATGTAGAAGCTGCGAGGTGCGCCTCACCCAGAGGATTGCACAATGCTAGTCTGCGAGGGCTTGGGATCCAGGCCATTGGCTGCAGTGTAGCTGCCCCAGCCAAGGTGACTGACCTCTCCCTACAGACATCCTACGTCTTCCTGGGGCTGGTGCTGGGGTTTGTCGGCATGGTCTTTCTTTTGGTGCTCTATCTCAACCGCAAAGGCATGAAAAAGTGGATCATAGACACAAGAGATGCTTGTCGGGATGTGATGGAGGGGTATCACTACCGTTATGAGATCGACTCGGACCCTCGTCTGGGGCACCTGTCCACAAACAGCACTGTGGGGAGGGTACCAGGACATTTTAGACCAGCTACCTCACCCCAGCTACCATCTGACACCTGTATTGCTCAgataccaacagacacacagctcAAACAGGTGACTACCCCGCCTCCCATGAACCTATGA
- the LOC130118227 gene encoding transmembrane protein 222-like → MAEADDVDVMMNYHGGFEKIDRINSRYPYCVVWTPIPILSWLLPFIGHMGICTSSGVIRDFAGSYFVSEDNMGFGRPTKYWKLDVDKVCGSGPATWDKAIHDASEEYKCRPHNLCCDNCHSHVAMALNLMRYDNSTSWNMVNLCLLSLIHGKHVSCAAFLKTWLPFFMLSGVIATFILTFNLQ, encoded by the exons ATGGCGGAGGCGGACGACGTCGACGTAATGATGAATTACCACGGGGGTTTCGAGAAAATCGACCGCATAAATAGCCGCTATCCTTATTGCGTGGTCTGGACACCTATTCCTATTTTATC GTGGCTGCTCCCCTTTATCGGTCACATGGGTATctgtacctcttccggcgtcataCGAGACTTTGCAGGATCATACTTTGTCTCG gagGATAACATGGGCTTCGGTAGACCAACAAA GTATTGGAAGCTCGATGTGGACAAGGTCTGTGGCAGTGGTCCTGCAACATGGGATAAAGCCATCCATGATGCTTCTGAGGAATACAAATGCCGGCCG cACAATCTGTGCTGTGATAATTGCCACTCCCATGTAGCCATGGCTCTCAACCTAATGCGCTACGACAACAGTACATCCTGGAACATGGTTAACCTCTGTCTGCTTTCTCTCATTCATGGAAAACATGTCAG tTGTGCGGCGTTCCTCAAGACCTGGCTACCTTTCTTCATGCTCTCTGGTGTCATTGCCACCTTCATACTCACATTCAACCTACAGTAA